TCTTATGGTGAAACTGTGTTTTACAAGCACAATCATTGATCATTGATACTACACGTAGGGTTGTGcaagtaaacacattttaataaaggTTCTGTTCTTGACAACGGTCAGTGATCAGCTCTGatgttttaatggagaggtccacagccCCACTCCTCTGTCAGAGGCTCTGGTGTTTTAAAGGAGAGGTCCACAGCCCCAGTCCTCTGACAGAGGCTCTGgtgttttaatggagaggtccacagccCCACTCCTCTGTCAGAGGCTCTGGTGTTTTAAAGGAGAGGTCCACAGCCCCAGTCCTCTGACAGAGACTCTGGTGTTTTAaaggagaggtctacagccccAGTCCTCTGTCAGAGGCTCTGGTGTTTTAAAGGAGAGGTCCACAGCCCCAGTCCTCTGTCAGAGGCGCTGGTGTTTTAAAGGAGAAGTCCACAGacccagtcctctgtcagtaaagcaCTGGCCATGTCTCAATTAGCCAAAATGCCCTTAGATCACAGATGACAAACTCAAGGCTCgcaggccaaatgtggccctccacatcattttatttggccCTCAATAGAGTCAGTTAAAATGTATGATGGtcataaaatgtcattttatcaggagatacgctgttacatctaggcaaattcatatgcaatatttgtaatttcttCTAATCCGCAGGGTGTCTTCACCCACGCTGGTCTGCACAACATGTTCATGAGTTCCGGTGCATTCCATATGTGTGTgccccctggtgggcacgtgtcatttaccttagcgttagtaaatcaagataccagtctgatgtagtgctgcattgctagaaaatactttacaatagtAAGATGAAATGAACTGGAAcatggcatagaaggtaaacagtgccctctaccgATACTTCGCAGCTGATATCATTACCATTCCCTGTTGCTAACTGTTCTCTGTCTAAGGCTTGTTAGACTTAACAACATAGGACCTTTGACTGCATTATAGTTTAATTGGCTACTTTACGGAATTCACACATTACGTTATTTTCTATTGCGTATGTTGCGTATGCCATAACGGGTAAAACTTGTTTACCGTTGGGTCCATGCGCGCTTCTCTTACTGTCCAGCAGGTGACAGTAGAAGCCCGTCAATAAGTTTGGACCGCGCTCGCGCTGTTCAAAGTCTGCTGTGATCTGCGCATGCTCAGACGTTTGTGGAAACAGACTGAAAAATGGTGAGTGTATGTATTCTGTAGTTtacttttctcttcttttcccctggttcagtcctgattcaaacctggtctggtctttggttcagttctggtttaggcctggtttggtttctggttctgtcctggtccagtcctgctctgttcttgtttcagtcctggcttagtcctgattcagtcctgattccatcctggttcagttctggttcagtcctggtctggtctctggttcagtcctggtttaatcctagtttagtcatggtctGGTTTCTCGTTCAGCCCTGAtctagtcttgtttcagtcctggttcagtcctggtttagtcctggtttggtcttctTTCAGGcttgtccctcctctcttcgGGTCTATGCCTTCcgggttggtcctggttcagaacTGCTCTCATCTCTTCGGGACTTTGTGGATCATAATAGACTTAGAGCTCCGTTTGTCCTCACCTGTGTGGGCAGCTTGACCTCAGCACGACTGCGGCTCGCCAATGCTACGGCAACAAACACCAACCAGGTAACCACCCACACCAACCAGTTAACCAACTACATCAACCAGGTAACCAACCACACCAACCAGTTAACCAACTACATCAACCAGGTAACCACCCACACCAACCAGGTAACCACCCACACCAACCACACCAACCAGTTAACCACCCACACCAACCAGGTATCCACCCACACCACCCACACCAACATGGTAACCAACCATACCAACCATCAAACCACTCACACCGACCAGGTAACCACCCACATCACCCTCACCAACATGGTAACTATCGACACCAACCAAGGCAACCAAAACTAACCAGGTAATCACAGAAATGACGCCAACCAAGTAACTACCACTTAGACAAAGTACTGAAAAGGATCACATAATACACTATTTCTTTCCTCGTGAACCTTACACATTCATGTAGCGTCTGTGTCTTGCTCAACGACGCAGCTACAGGACGTGTTCATGTTCTAGGATTCGATGATGTCATagtctcagatggagggcaggggtctatataacttctcattattagtttgggatcggctccacaaactcgtcatattaatcttatgtcttAAAGTACATTCAGATGATAACAATCATGTCTTGAATAATAGCACCACTTTTTGAAGCtgttgagaaaaaaataatttgactttagtgtttttaaactgacagagtttgtgtcagtttttgtttcatatggataggcccacagattacacagatattaaccataaaccagatcaacacacacagcaaactccacctgagagtTCTGACCCGTCTCAGATCaggtattgatattttgcaatGAAATCATGCTGAGGTGTTCTACATATATCTCTCTTGTGGAATGtccagcagttaccatggtgagacaatgcacacattagcaaccactgttaaaaacactttaacatagtctgaaaactgaagaaaaacagGATTTAAACAGAGACAGGGATTCTACAGTGTGCTGATATAATTAGAgcagtctctctttctctgttcctcTAAGGTTTTGGATCTGAGCGGTCGGTTCGAGATTGTGTCGTTGGTGGGGACTCTGAACCCCGAGGCTCACCTGCACCTCTGCCTGTCGGACAGCAGGGGGTGCACTGTGGGGGGGCATGTCCTGGGGAACCTGCAGGTCTTCACCACAGCCGAGGTTCTGATTGGAGATGCCCAAGAGCTGATCTTCACCAGAGACATGGACCCTCAAACCGGCTTCCCCGAGCTTGTGGTGCAGGCCCGAGACCAGACCACAGACTAAAGACCAAACCAAAGATCAGAGAAGAGGCTAGGTCAGAGATCAGACTCGACCAGAGACTCGACCAGAGACTCGACCAGAGACTCGACCAGAGACTCGACCAGAGACTCGACCAGAGGCCAGACCAGAGGCCAGACCAGAGGCCAGACCAGAGGCCAGACCAGAGGCCAGACCAGAGGCCAGACCAGAGGCCAGACCAGAGGCCAGACCAGAGGCCAGACCAGAGGCCAGACCAGAGGCCAGACCAGAGGCCAGACCAGggactaggacaaaaccaggactagaccagagtgtagcattaaagcaggactagaccagagtctaggactaaaccagggctagaccatagactaggactaaaccaggactagaccagagtctaggactaaaccaggactagaccacagactaggaataaaccaggactagaccagagtct
This sequence is a window from Periophthalmus magnuspinnatus isolate fPerMag1 chromosome 24, fPerMag1.2.pri, whole genome shotgun sequence. Protein-coding genes within it:
- the LOC117393173 gene encoding bifunctional protein GlmU-like, with protein sequence MACPSSLRVYAFRVGPGSELLSSLRDFVDHNRLRAPFVLTCVGSLTSARLRLANATATNTNQVLDLSGRFEIVSLVGTLNPEAHLHLCLSDSRGCTVGGHVLGNLQVFTTAEVLIGDAQELIFTRDMDPQTGFPELVVQARDQTTD